ATGCTGGCGGTGTTTTCCGCCACCACATCCGCGCAAACTGTGGCTGACGGCGACAGCCGGCGCAACGCCTCCAATACCATCTCTGCGGCGGCTCGGCCTACCCCCTGCCCCCAATAGGACGGCAGCAGCTGATAGAAAAGGCCAAAAGTTTCCTCCTCTGCCGGCAGACATCCCGCCACGCCGCAAAATTTCCCCGCGTGCAGTACGGCAAATACCGTAGGCCGTCCCGACAGATTGCTTAGCCTCTCGGCTGCGGCTTCCCGGGTGCATGGCGTCCGGATACTGGTGTAGCGGATCACCGCCGGATCGCTCCACAGCCGTTCCACCTGATTCAGGTACGCGGCGCTCAGCGGCTCTAGAGTCACATCAAGCTTACATTGCGGCATACAGCCTCCTCTTCGGTCACACGATACGCTCTCCATTGAGTACCGCCAAAACCAGATCGTCTCCCTCATACTGGAGCTTCAAGGAGAAAAATGGCGTGTTCCGGTCCAGAAGGTCCAGAAAAATCTGATCCCCCTTCCACAGCGGAAGAGA
Above is a genomic segment from Pusillibacter faecalis containing:
- a CDS encoding GNAT family N-acetyltransferase, with translation MPQCKLDVTLEPLSAAYLNQVERLWSDPAVIRYTSIRTPCTREAAAERLSNLSGRPTVFAVLHAGKFCGVAGCLPAEEETFGLFYQLLPSYWGQGVGRAAAEMVLEALRRLSPSATVCADVVAENTASIRILEGLGFRRVRTSAPDGGCGRLAIWEYLRSFGNQEEECL